In one window of Synechococcus sp. M16CYN DNA:
- the trxA gene encoding thioredoxin: MSSATAVTDASFEQDVLQNDVPVLVDFWAPWCGPCRMVAPIVEEIATEFDGQIKVFKLNTDENPNVASQYGIRSIPTLMVFKGGQKVDTVVGAVPKATLSGKISKYL, encoded by the coding sequence ATGTCGAGCGCTACAGCTGTCACCGACGCTTCTTTCGAACAAGACGTTCTCCAGAACGACGTGCCGGTTTTGGTGGACTTCTGGGCCCCTTGGTGTGGTCCTTGCCGGATGGTGGCTCCTATTGTGGAAGAGATCGCCACGGAATTTGATGGTCAAATAAAAGTGTTCAAGCTCAATACCGATGAAAATCCAAACGTGGCTAGCCAGTACGGGATTCGCAGCATCCCAACCCTGATGGTTTTCAAGGGCGGTCAAAAAGTTGATACAGTCGTCGGCGCTGTTCCTAAAGCAACTTTATCGGGCAAAATCTCCAAATACCTTTAA
- the hisH gene encoding imidazole glycerol phosphate synthase subunit HisH, with protein sequence MMSSRLSRRLGIVDYGVGNLHSVGKALERLGEPAVLVQSHNDLVGLEALILPGVGSFGPAMDSLYSTGLVPYLRAWGEANRPILGICLGLQLLFEYSAEDEKEGLGIFQGSVERLPHQIDERVPHMGWAPLRVRRSCPLLSDDGAAPWVYFVHSYVAVPRNAAVLAATVNYGTSTVTAVVWSGRVGACQFHPEKSSSAGEAILKRWLHWLYQSAGSYL encoded by the coding sequence ATGATGAGTAGTAGGTTAAGCCGACGGCTCGGCATCGTTGATTATGGCGTGGGCAATCTCCACTCTGTGGGTAAGGCCCTTGAGCGGTTAGGAGAACCAGCTGTCCTCGTTCAAAGTCATAACGATTTAGTCGGTCTAGAAGCTCTCATCCTTCCAGGTGTTGGTTCATTTGGTCCAGCAATGGATAGCCTTTATTCCACAGGCTTAGTCCCCTACCTCAGAGCCTGGGGAGAGGCAAATCGTCCTATACTTGGAATCTGCTTGGGTTTACAACTACTATTCGAGTACAGTGCCGAAGATGAAAAGGAAGGATTAGGAATTTTTCAAGGATCTGTAGAACGTCTTCCCCACCAAATAGATGAACGGGTCCCTCATATGGGCTGGGCACCTCTGAGGGTTCGGCGCAGTTGCCCGCTGCTAAGCGACGATGGCGCCGCTCCATGGGTGTATTTTGTACATAGTTATGTTGCTGTTCCACGTAATGCAGCTGTTCTTGCAGCAACTGTTAACTACGGTACATCTACGGTGACAGCGGTAGTGTGGAGCGGGCGCGTTGGTGCCTGTCAATTTCATCCCGAAAAATCATCGTCCGCTGGTGAAGCGATATTGAAGCGCTGGCTGCACTGGCTGTATCAAAGCGCGGGATCTTATCTTTGA
- the petG gene encoding cytochrome b6-f complex subunit V yields the protein MIEPLLCGIVLGLIPVTLLGLFVAAWNQYRRSESALGG from the coding sequence ATGATCGAACCCCTACTGTGCGGCATTGTCTTAGGTTTAATTCCTGTGACGCTCTTAGGCCTGTTTGTGGCGGCATGGAATCAGTATCGCCGGAGCGAAAGTGCGCTCGGGGGCTGA
- a CDS encoding cytochrome c: MKIEQNSAIVRLRIVIESSSTVAEQSKGARRLIPAFAVFLAAACIIPLLWILNDTRQDPYVQASLDLEGSVEHGGQLFRINCAGCHGLVGQGLVGPKLVGITDLHKDPVLVHQIISGETPPMPSFQSEPQSMADLLAYLHNLS; encoded by the coding sequence ATGAAGATTGAGCAGAATTCTGCCATTGTGCGCCTCCGCATCGTGATAGAAAGTTCATCAACGGTAGCTGAACAGTCGAAGGGTGCACGCCGATTAATTCCAGCGTTCGCGGTCTTTTTAGCAGCAGCCTGCATAATCCCACTGCTTTGGATACTGAACGATACCCGCCAGGATCCCTACGTACAAGCCAGCCTGGATCTCGAAGGTTCTGTCGAGCACGGAGGTCAACTGTTCCGTATCAACTGCGCAGGGTGCCATGGCTTAGTGGGTCAAGGCCTGGTGGGTCCAAAACTCGTTGGTATTACAGATCTTCACAAAGATCCTGTGCTTGTACATCAGATCATTAGTGGCGAGACTCCGCCAATGCCTAGCTTTCAAAGCGAACCACAATCGATGGCTGATCTTCTGGCCTACCTCCACAATCTGTCTTAA
- a CDS encoding RNA methyltransferase — protein MKTVVVLVEPVGPLNIGSVARLCANFNVDELRLVAPRCDHLSDPALQMAVHGRTILYAAALYPDLLSAIGDCRRSVAGCGRTENGGIFLHSPDSALTWLLASPSPPQPQQKPVAVVFGREDRGLSNDELRLCQKVLTLHSSSSYPSLNLSHSVGIVLHELARISANGQCATNHVLSPMPDPAAAPALAALLDDATDLLLEAGFLLQHTARARMGKVRNLLQRATIRAEEVALMRGMVRQLRWAIRAHSS, from the coding sequence GTGAAAACCGTCGTGGTACTGGTGGAACCAGTGGGCCCTCTCAACATAGGTAGCGTTGCGCGGCTTTGCGCTAACTTCAACGTTGACGAGCTGCGACTCGTGGCCCCCCGCTGCGATCATCTTAGCGATCCGGCCTTGCAGATGGCCGTCCATGGCAGAACAATTCTCTATGCAGCAGCACTCTACCCCGATTTGCTATCAGCGATCGGGGACTGTCGCCGCAGTGTGGCCGGTTGTGGGCGCACCGAGAACGGTGGCATCTTCTTACATTCCCCGGATTCGGCCCTCACCTGGTTGTTAGCTAGTCCTAGCCCACCCCAACCCCAACAAAAACCTGTAGCAGTGGTGTTTGGTCGAGAAGATCGCGGCCTCAGTAACGACGAATTACGCTTGTGTCAAAAGGTGCTGACTCTACACAGCAGCTCGAGTTACCCCTCGCTCAATCTTTCCCACTCAGTTGGGATTGTTCTACATGAACTGGCTCGCATCAGCGCCAATGGCCAATGCGCCACTAATCACGTTCTGTCACCTATGCCAGATCCAGCAGCGGCACCGGCTCTTGCTGCTTTGCTGGACGATGCCACTGATTTACTATTGGAGGCAGGATTTTTGTTGCAACACACCGCCCGTGCTCGCATGGGCAAAGTACGTAACCTCCTGCAGCGTGCCACCATTCGAGCCGAAGAAGTGGCTTTAATGCGGGGGATGGTTCGTCAACTGCGCTGGGCTATCCGCGCACATAGTTCCTAG
- a CDS encoding serine hydrolase, whose protein sequence is MTDSRPSQRTLGWKLSVCLITRLVLIGIGLGVFSGSALKLLAPQVRQQRLALPKWLTQQPQVTDGEGQGSNTFKIKAAVPSFVQLNQGLSQLPFAPRQEITELSQRWQQQAEQQPDLQVSAYMLILDNGRYAQIHADRPMPAASSIKTPILLAVLELIDQGTLQWNEPLTLTKELVGGGAGWMALRPLGSRFPTYEVVTEMIRVSDNSATNLIIARFGGKERINARFQELNLPSTVVNNWLPDLDGTNTTSARDLSRTIALVDSGESLGIRSRDLFREAMASSVTNTLLPTGLMQGLGGAQGVPDSNLARKGYRVLNKTGDIGIAYADAGLIELPDGRRAVAGFLVKGPFNDPRSTEMIRQLAAAMAPHLRPKPVPLRP, encoded by the coding sequence TTGACTGATAGCCGACCGTCACAGCGCACCTTAGGCTGGAAACTGTCTGTATGTCTCATTACTCGACTAGTTCTAATCGGGATTGGTCTCGGGGTATTCAGTGGTTCCGCCTTGAAGTTGTTGGCCCCTCAGGTTCGCCAGCAGCGCTTGGCACTGCCAAAGTGGCTAACCCAACAACCCCAAGTTACCGATGGCGAGGGGCAAGGCAGTAATACATTCAAAATTAAAGCTGCGGTGCCTTCATTTGTACAACTGAACCAAGGGCTCTCCCAACTACCTTTTGCTCCCCGTCAAGAAATCACGGAGCTCTCTCAACGTTGGCAACAACAAGCCGAGCAACAGCCCGACCTACAGGTGAGTGCTTATATGTTGATTCTCGACAACGGTCGATACGCCCAAATCCATGCAGATCGACCGATGCCCGCGGCAAGTTCTATCAAGACCCCAATTCTTCTTGCAGTTCTTGAGCTCATAGATCAAGGCACACTGCAATGGAATGAGCCGCTTACTCTCACCAAAGAGTTGGTTGGAGGTGGAGCCGGGTGGATGGCCTTACGTCCCCTTGGCAGCCGTTTTCCCACTTATGAAGTGGTAACCGAAATGATCCGAGTGAGCGACAATTCCGCCACTAACCTGATAATTGCTAGGTTCGGCGGAAAAGAGCGCATCAACGCTCGTTTTCAAGAGCTGAATTTACCTTCTACGGTAGTGAACAACTGGCTTCCAGATCTCGATGGTACTAATACCACCAGTGCTCGCGACCTTAGCCGCACTATTGCTTTGGTGGATAGCGGAGAAAGTCTTGGAATACGAAGCCGTGATTTGTTTCGCGAAGCAATGGCATCGTCTGTGACGAACACCCTCTTACCAACGGGTTTAATGCAAGGCTTAGGAGGCGCTCAGGGAGTGCCCGACAGTAACCTTGCTCGCAAGGGCTACCGTGTGTTGAATAAAACCGGAGATATAGGAATCGCTTACGCTGACGCCGGATTAATTGAATTGCCGGACGGACGACGGGCCGTAGCAGGATTTTTGGTGAAAGGACCCTTCAATGACCCCCGCTCGACTGAAATGATTCGCCAACTGGCTGCAGCCATGGCCCCGCATCTGAGACCAAAGCCGGTACCCCTCAGGCCATGA
- a CDS encoding DUF3370 domain-containing protein — MTSSCPSLPALLAATLTSSSLLCVVPTESATTAPVDVIVRSQDVRPLPGGLDTILMINDNNPELIKNDGILLSTFPNGGEASIPVCLNGRFDLFSHHVYAGDIKAGPKSTLWLALLAAPLENRPVTITMLEGSTSLSRATQPGQTEAPFLPLPSIVRENTEVIASGPGSRVAGDLLAGRQAAELTPQSWIMQPGALTQLLLLPIPIAGLDPLLNGRNLQLRLHSSDPVAVAILAAHSNGDNPPNNRALQILLGKGKLSVKEHQPTPRGSWGKLIYSRVSGVQIGSRWQANITDPGSTVLNAPTVPISWPISSLERATLATGQVQTSKLKSFYPGTAWAAHGNYGVEYDIEMPLRNNGTKSVTVQLSLDSPLKGNTDTSSLWFRSDRTGPVMFRGPLQIRGLDAIDGSPLGHQIVHLVLHQGQQGPSLGRVNLKPGEQKQVRVRFIYPADATPPQVLTVQPVEQPLAHQR, encoded by the coding sequence ATGACATCCTCTTGCCCAAGCTTACCAGCATTGCTTGCGGCGACCCTAACTTCGTCAAGCTTGCTCTGCGTAGTCCCAACTGAATCTGCTACGACAGCTCCAGTTGACGTAATAGTGCGCTCACAAGATGTACGTCCACTACCGGGAGGTCTTGATACCATATTAATGATAAATGACAATAATCCAGAGTTAATTAAAAACGACGGAATCCTGCTTTCCACGTTTCCAAATGGCGGAGAGGCTTCGATTCCCGTTTGCCTCAATGGACGCTTCGATCTATTTAGTCATCATGTGTACGCCGGGGATATAAAGGCTGGTCCGAAATCGACTCTCTGGTTAGCACTGCTGGCAGCCCCGCTCGAGAATCGACCTGTTACTATCACTATGCTGGAGGGAAGCACATCCCTTTCCCGGGCTACGCAACCGGGCCAGACCGAAGCGCCCTTTTTACCTCTTCCCTCTATCGTTCGGGAAAATACCGAGGTGATTGCCTCAGGTCCGGGTAGCCGTGTAGCTGGCGATCTTTTGGCGGGCAGACAAGCTGCAGAACTCACTCCCCAAAGCTGGATAATGCAACCTGGAGCTCTTACCCAACTTCTTCTTTTACCGATTCCGATTGCTGGACTCGATCCCCTCTTGAATGGTCGAAATTTGCAGTTGCGCTTGCACAGCTCTGATCCCGTTGCTGTCGCCATTCTTGCAGCTCACAGCAACGGGGATAACCCTCCGAACAATCGAGCACTGCAGATTTTACTCGGTAAGGGAAAACTGAGTGTGAAAGAACACCAACCGACGCCCCGTGGTAGCTGGGGAAAGCTGATCTATTCCCGAGTAAGCGGTGTTCAGATTGGAAGTCGGTGGCAAGCCAATATTACCGATCCTGGTAGCACCGTACTCAACGCCCCAACTGTGCCAATCTCTTGGCCTATCAGCAGCCTGGAGCGCGCTACCCTAGCCACTGGACAGGTGCAGACTTCCAAGTTAAAGAGTTTTTATCCTGGTACTGCCTGGGCTGCTCACGGCAACTACGGGGTGGAATATGATATCGAGATGCCTTTGCGCAACAACGGCACTAAATCAGTGACTGTACAGCTATCCCTTGATTCTCCCTTAAAAGGAAACACCGACACATCATCACTCTGGTTTAGAAGCGACCGGACCGGACCAGTGATGTTCCGGGGCCCGCTGCAGATTCGTGGTCTTGATGCAATAGATGGCAGTCCGCTTGGTCATCAAATCGTGCACCTGGTTTTGCATCAAGGCCAACAAGGTCCCTCTTTGGGTCGGGTAAACCTCAAACCCGGAGAGCAAAAGCAAGTTCGCGTCCGGTTTATTTATCCCGCTGATGCAACGCCACCCCAGGTCTTGACCGTGCAGCCTGTGGAACAACCCTTAGCACACCAGAGGTAG
- the bchI gene encoding magnesium chelatase ATPase subunit I: MNEPRKRRVFPFTAVIGQEEMRLALLLNVIDPRIGGVMIMGDRGTGKSTTIRGLADLLPDIEVVAGDPYNSSATDPDLQSSEVCERLQRNETLIIEPRQVPMVDLPLGATEDRLCGTIDIEKALSEGVRAFEPGLLAKANRGFLYVDEVNLLDDHLVDVLLDSAASGWNTVEREGVSVRHPARFVLIGSGNPEEGELRPQLLDRFGMSVEVRTVRDPELRVQVVEQRTAFDNDPDGFSNAVNGNQFALQQRIVDAQQRLNQVSIDDDLRLRISAVCSELDVDGLRGDIVTNRAARALAAFESRTEVNEEQIARVASCCLRHRLRKDPLEQIDSGDRVVKVFCQVFERDGSNDCTDFKLALTA, from the coding sequence GTGAATGAACCCCGGAAGCGCAGGGTTTTCCCCTTCACTGCGGTGATTGGTCAAGAAGAAATGAGACTGGCGCTTCTACTCAATGTGATCGACCCACGGATTGGTGGCGTAATGATCATGGGTGACCGTGGCACAGGTAAGTCCACCACGATCCGTGGGTTGGCAGACTTGCTACCCGACATTGAAGTTGTTGCCGGGGATCCGTACAACAGCTCCGCTACAGATCCAGACCTACAGAGTAGTGAGGTATGCGAGCGCTTGCAACGGAACGAGACTCTGATTATCGAGCCGCGACAGGTTCCGATGGTTGATCTGCCCCTCGGCGCTACCGAAGATCGTCTTTGTGGAACGATTGATATTGAAAAAGCCTTGAGCGAAGGTGTACGAGCCTTTGAACCAGGTCTTTTAGCGAAAGCCAATCGAGGTTTTCTCTACGTTGATGAGGTTAATCTGCTGGATGATCATCTCGTCGACGTGCTACTCGATTCCGCCGCCTCAGGCTGGAATACCGTGGAGCGTGAGGGGGTATCGGTGCGACACCCGGCTCGTTTTGTTCTGATTGGCTCCGGCAACCCTGAGGAAGGCGAACTGCGACCACAGTTGCTCGATCGTTTTGGAATGAGCGTGGAAGTGCGCACTGTCCGTGATCCAGAACTTCGCGTTCAAGTGGTGGAACAACGCACGGCTTTCGATAATGATCCAGACGGCTTCAGCAATGCCGTCAACGGAAATCAATTTGCACTTCAACAGCGGATTGTAGACGCGCAACAACGGCTTAACCAAGTGAGCATTGACGACGACCTTCGCCTTCGCATTTCGGCTGTCTGCAGTGAGCTAGATGTAGATGGCTTAAGGGGAGATATAGTTACTAACCGTGCAGCTCGGGCACTAGCTGCCTTTGAAAGTCGAACGGAGGTAAACGAAGAACAAATAGCGCGTGTCGCGTCTTGTTGTCTCCGCCACCGCCTTCGTAAGGATCCTCTTGAACAAATAGATTCAGGTGATCGGGTGGTGAAGGTGTTCTGCCAAGTATTTGAACGTGATGGAAGCAACGATTGCACTGATTTCAAACTCGCCCTCACCGCTTAA
- the ruvC gene encoding crossover junction endodeoxyribonuclease RuvC: protein MKILGIDPGLARVGYGIIDANSGERRILDCGIISTEAGHSEGDRMVVITSDLRKLIRTWKPELAAVEKFFFYRSSTTISVVQARGVVMMTLARFKVPVVELSPMQIKLALTGFGHAEKDKVTKAVMRELGLSNPPTPDDAADALATALTGWFQR, encoded by the coding sequence ATGAAGATCCTCGGTATCGACCCAGGCTTAGCTCGTGTTGGCTATGGTATAATCGACGCCAATAGCGGTGAGCGACGCATTCTCGATTGTGGCATAATTAGCACCGAAGCGGGCCATTCCGAAGGAGATCGTATGGTGGTGATCACATCAGATCTCCGTAAGCTCATCCGCACCTGGAAACCAGAGCTTGCAGCAGTAGAGAAATTCTTCTTCTATCGCTCCAGCACCACCATCAGTGTTGTACAAGCTCGAGGAGTAGTGATGATGACACTGGCGCGATTTAAGGTGCCCGTGGTAGAACTTTCGCCAATGCAAATCAAGCTTGCCCTTACCGGATTTGGCCATGCCGAAAAAGATAAGGTTACTAAGGCCGTGATGCGGGAACTGGGTCTTAGTAATCCTCCTACGCCCGACGACGCTGCCGATGCCCTCGCTACTGCTTTAACCGGTTGGTTTCAACGATAA
- a CDS encoding AbrB family transcriptional regulator, producing the protein MLTGSDLLSKVKDLGDISKSDLVRACGYVSEKKDGSERLNFTAFYEALLDAKGVNLTGGGAAIGKGGRKLSYIAKVQGNGNLLIGKAYTTMLNLEPGDEFEIKLGKKAIRLLPTGAAATHSEGAEGVEE; encoded by the coding sequence ATGCTGACAGGTTCTGACCTTCTTTCGAAAGTGAAGGATCTTGGCGATATTTCAAAGTCTGATTTGGTACGAGCTTGTGGATACGTATCTGAAAAGAAGGATGGCAGCGAACGTCTTAATTTCACTGCATTCTATGAAGCTTTACTTGACGCAAAAGGCGTTAACCTAACTGGCGGTGGAGCCGCAATTGGCAAAGGTGGCCGCAAACTGAGCTACATAGCCAAGGTTCAAGGCAACGGCAATCTACTGATAGGCAAGGCTTACACCACCATGTTGAATTTAGAACCAGGCGATGAGTTTGAAATTAAACTCGGTAAAAAGGCAATTCGCCTTCTTCCTACGGGCGCAGCTGCAACCCATAGCGAAGGTGCCGAAGGCGTTGAAGAGTGA
- a CDS encoding 5-formyltetrahydrofolate cyclo-ligase: MVNKSTLRRYYRYQRYGHRNLSALICQAVLCWLEANASTWDDAIIGLYWPLAGEVDLQPLRDYLSNPVALPITDGYGSIRYRIWDDQPLVKDGCGIPAPSAGLDLNPRQIGLLLVPALAVDFSGIRLGYGGGYYDRLRSDPLWAVIPAWVILPSACICSNPLPRDSWDIPFNGWISEQGPSLALASSLS, encoded by the coding sequence GTGGTTAATAAATCAACTCTTCGTCGCTATTATCGATATCAACGTTACGGACACCGCAATTTATCAGCTTTAATCTGTCAAGCAGTGCTTTGCTGGCTAGAGGCAAATGCCAGTACTTGGGATGACGCTATCATTGGCTTATACTGGCCTCTTGCCGGTGAGGTAGATCTACAACCGCTGCGCGACTATCTTAGTAACCCTGTCGCGCTTCCAATCACTGATGGGTATGGGTCGATTCGGTACAGGATTTGGGATGATCAACCTCTAGTTAAGGATGGCTGTGGAATCCCAGCACCATCCGCCGGTCTTGACCTTAATCCACGTCAGATCGGCTTGCTATTGGTACCGGCGCTGGCTGTTGATTTCTCCGGGATTCGGCTAGGATACGGAGGCGGCTACTACGATCGGCTACGGTCTGATCCTCTCTGGGCTGTAATACCGGCGTGGGTGATTTTACCCTCAGCTTGCATTTGTTCTAACCCCTTACCTCGGGACAGCTGGGATATTCCGTTCAACGGATGGATCAGTGAACAGGGACCCAGCTTGGCCCTAGCCTCCAGCCTAAGCTAA
- a CDS encoding SufE family protein produces the protein MITSTGSEALDRIVERLGNTTDPKRRYEYVLWLAKKLTPLPADQQTDDTKVKGCVSQVFVRGTLNQGVMRWQGDSDALITKGLLALLIQGLDGLTPPQVQAVDPGFIAATGLQTSLTPSRANGFLNILRVMQEQARQLDKETVPMG, from the coding sequence ATGATCACCAGTACCGGCAGTGAAGCTCTCGACCGGATCGTGGAACGGCTGGGGAACACGACCGATCCAAAGCGTCGTTACGAATACGTACTCTGGCTCGCGAAAAAGCTGACTCCTTTGCCTGCGGACCAGCAGACTGACGATACGAAAGTGAAAGGGTGTGTTTCTCAGGTGTTTGTCCGCGGCACCCTCAACCAGGGTGTCATGCGCTGGCAAGGCGATTCTGACGCCTTGATTACTAAGGGATTACTAGCTCTTCTTATTCAAGGGTTGGATGGTCTAACACCCCCACAAGTACAAGCTGTTGATCCGGGATTCATCGCTGCCACAGGCCTTCAAACCAGCCTGACTCCTTCCCGTGCCAATGGTTTTCTCAACATTCTGCGAGTTATGCAAGAGCAGGCTCGACAACTTGACAAAGAAACGGTACCTATGGGTTAG
- a CDS encoding homoserine dehydrogenase: MGSGLGIGLLGLGTVGGGVASILQNPNERHPLVADLRLIRVAVQDLKRPRSVELPIELFTTDPFKVVNDPTVDVVVELIGGIEPARSLILQAIAKGKSIVTANKAVIARHGQEIADAAAKAGVYVLIEAAVGGGIPIIEPLKQSLGGNRINRVSGIINGTTSYILTRMVNEGAAYESALEDAQNLGYAEANPAADVDGIDAADKIAILAALAFGGSVDRSNIPTTGISHLKGRDMDCASQLGYSVKLLAVAERMKESAEPLPLSLRVQPTLIPNDHPLAGVNGVNNAILVEGDPIGQVMFYGPGAGAGPTASAVVADILNIAGIRQAGKMENRVDPLLAASSWRNCVLVDQSKIRQCHYLRFCTQDTPGVIGRIGGCFGEQGVSIQSIIQLNANKANAEIVVITHEVSQSKMEAATKAIEALPEVINLAAHLGCL, from the coding sequence ATGGGTTCAGGGCTTGGAATTGGTCTACTCGGTTTAGGAACAGTTGGCGGTGGTGTGGCCTCGATCCTGCAGAACCCAAATGAACGTCATCCACTGGTGGCAGATCTGCGGCTGATACGGGTCGCTGTGCAAGATTTGAAACGGCCACGATCTGTGGAGCTTCCTATCGAGCTTTTCACCACCGATCCATTCAAGGTGGTCAACGACCCTACCGTCGATGTGGTAGTGGAACTCATCGGTGGAATTGAGCCGGCTCGCAGCTTGATTTTACAAGCGATTGCCAAAGGAAAATCCATCGTGACTGCAAACAAAGCAGTGATTGCCCGGCATGGTCAAGAGATTGCAGATGCAGCTGCTAAAGCCGGTGTTTACGTACTGATCGAAGCGGCCGTTGGCGGTGGTATTCCAATCATCGAGCCCCTGAAGCAATCTCTGGGTGGAAACCGAATTAACCGCGTTAGCGGCATCATCAATGGCACCACAAGTTATATCCTCACCCGTATGGTTAATGAAGGCGCTGCGTACGAGAGCGCTCTCGAGGATGCCCAAAATCTGGGTTACGCTGAGGCGAATCCAGCAGCGGATGTTGATGGTATTGACGCCGCTGATAAAATCGCCATATTGGCTGCGCTTGCTTTTGGTGGCAGTGTTGATCGCAGCAATATACCCACTACCGGCATTAGCCACCTAAAAGGTCGGGATATGGATTGTGCCAGCCAACTCGGATATAGCGTGAAACTGCTTGCCGTGGCGGAGCGCATGAAAGAGTCGGCAGAGCCGTTGCCCTTGTCGCTTCGTGTCCAACCTACCCTAATCCCCAACGATCATCCGTTGGCAGGGGTCAACGGAGTAAATAACGCAATCCTCGTGGAAGGTGACCCGATTGGCCAGGTCATGTTCTACGGACCAGGTGCAGGAGCAGGACCAACAGCCTCAGCCGTCGTGGCAGACATTCTCAATATAGCCGGAATCCGTCAGGCAGGCAAGATGGAAAATCGTGTCGACCCTCTTTTGGCAGCGAGCAGCTGGCGTAACTGCGTTCTAGTGGATCAAAGTAAAATCCGCCAATGCCACTACTTACGTTTTTGTACACAGGACACCCCAGGTGTGATAGGTCGCATTGGCGGCTGTTTCGGAGAGCAAGGAGTGTCGATTCAATCCATCATCCAACTTAATGCTAATAAGGCGAATGCCGAGATAGTTGTGATTACCCACGAAGTGAGCCAAAGCAAGATGGAAGCAGCCACCAAGGCTATTGAAGCTCTGCCTGAGGTTATCAACCTTGCGGCGCATCTTGGCTGTCTCTAA